In Cerasicoccus sp. TK19100, one DNA window encodes the following:
- a CDS encoding Gfo/Idh/MocA family protein, with protein MKKIGLIGGGAHSRGNHLPSLKQYAAEHPGVIELSAFCDIDAEVAQRTAAEFGFARHYTSTDDMLASESLDGVIAVTPVSLTKSIAEQLIKAKLPFVIEKPPGVDVAQAKEICKLVAENNARVMVSVNRRFDPALVAAKEWMTGRKVEFFRATMFRNERREPQFFSETGLHVVDAMRWFAGDIASYQLTARDVNGVKWYRVDIQFVSGVAGLLEVYPTAGMRDEAYEFFGDGFRVHTSNGEMSTGEFMAWENNRQVIHNEPGKDQPGYIKNGTLAETAEFIASLVENRQPTPTPQDVLPSLQLCCEILTQFKTIK; from the coding sequence ATGAAAAAAATCGGACTCATTGGCGGCGGCGCACATTCGCGCGGCAACCACCTCCCCTCGCTCAAGCAATACGCTGCGGAGCATCCCGGCGTCATCGAGCTGTCGGCATTCTGCGATATCGATGCTGAAGTCGCCCAGCGCACGGCGGCGGAGTTTGGCTTCGCCCGGCACTACACGAGCACCGACGATATGCTCGCCAGCGAATCGCTCGATGGCGTGATCGCGGTCACCCCGGTGAGCCTCACCAAATCTATCGCCGAACAACTGATCAAGGCAAAGCTCCCCTTTGTCATCGAGAAACCGCCGGGAGTGGACGTCGCGCAGGCCAAAGAAATCTGCAAGCTTGTGGCGGAAAATAACGCCCGCGTAATGGTCAGCGTGAACCGCCGATTCGACCCTGCCCTCGTCGCGGCAAAGGAGTGGATGACCGGGCGCAAGGTGGAGTTTTTCCGCGCCACAATGTTTCGCAACGAGCGCCGTGAGCCGCAATTTTTCTCTGAGACCGGGCTGCACGTGGTCGACGCGATGCGCTGGTTTGCGGGCGACATTGCCAGCTACCAACTGACTGCGCGCGACGTTAACGGCGTCAAATGGTATCGCGTGGACATCCAATTTGTGAGCGGTGTTGCCGGGCTGCTGGAGGTTTACCCGACCGCCGGCATGCGCGACGAGGCCTATGAGTTTTTCGGCGACGGCTTTCGCGTCCATACCAGCAATGGCGAAATGAGCACCGGCGAATTCATGGCCTGGGAAAACAACCGGCAAGTCATCCACAACGAACCCGGCAAAGACCAACCCGGCTACATCAAAAACGGCACACTCGCCGAGACGGCGGAGTTCATTGCGAGCCTGGTGGAAAACCGTCAACCCACCCCCACGCCGCAAGACGTGTTGCCGTCGCTTCAGCTCTGCTGCGAAATCTTGACGCAATTCAAAACGATAAAATAG
- a CDS encoding YiiX/YebB-like N1pC/P60 family cysteine hydrolase produces MEHTSNTHSTELRDGDLIFIAIPTFLFRQVAAATSSWTSHVGMILHNDAGEPMVYESAIPRSRCVSLESFIARSEDRRYAITRPKQPLTDAHRRALKRAADSRLGQWYDVGFDLDGRRQYCSKFVQTCYFEATGWRIGEELTFRQLLDANPDHGLNFWRWWFAGFIPWGRRTVSPASQLESPLMERVVDSGAAEPAEEPILKAC; encoded by the coding sequence ATGGAACACACATCCAATACTCACTCGACTGAACTTCGCGACGGCGACCTGATCTTCATCGCCATACCGACCTTTCTCTTCCGTCAAGTGGCGGCAGCCACCAGCAGTTGGACCTCGCACGTGGGCATGATTCTCCACAACGACGCTGGCGAGCCGATGGTTTACGAAAGCGCCATCCCGCGCTCGCGCTGCGTTTCGCTGGAGTCGTTTATCGCCCGCAGCGAGGACCGCCGCTACGCCATCACCCGCCCCAAACAGCCGCTGACCGACGCCCACCGCCGCGCCCTGAAACGCGCCGCCGACAGCCGCCTGGGCCAATGGTACGACGTAGGGTTCGATCTCGATGGCCGCCGTCAATATTGCTCGAAATTTGTGCAGACGTGCTACTTCGAAGCGACCGGCTGGCGCATCGGCGAGGAGCTCACCTTCCGCCAACTCCTCGACGCCAACCCCGACCACGGCCTCAATTTCTGGCGCTGGTGGTTCGCGGGCTTCATTCCCTGGGGGCGTCGCACGGTCTCACCGGCGAGTCAGTTAGAGAGCCCATTGATGGAGAGGGTTGTGGACAGCGGTGCCGCTGAGCCTGCTGAGGAGCCAATTTTAAAAGCCTGCTAA
- a CDS encoding sulfatase-like hydrolase/transferase, with protein sequence MKPNLLILLADQHRDSATGYGGNPEVRTPTLDRMARHGISVSQCVSTHPLCAPYRSCLQTGQPGSVNGVVGNTDSIRRDLPTLPGLFRERGYSTAYFGKCHWHEPFNGSIYTPPDWRLGWEHWKGWQNGHHDYDLPEFDENGVESHPYRGRFAPEVQVEQFLDWHADADRPWLVQMNWGPPHNVTISAEELDRVRESSMRINEEMGFGLKEHHFQSPWWFVQSFPQHLVRDVVPQRFLEMFDPETLTVPDNVHPDNHRLIQYQLREYYAQIAALDDLTARIVEELKNRGELKNTLIVYTSDHGDWLGSEREPAQNCRGKGDAQPESVRVPFIATGPGLAGGRVIDMPLATVDLLPTFCGLAGFDAGLGFPGEDLSTVLRGEQAAPARSVEMEMYGWCATFDGRQLSVVSKG encoded by the coding sequence ATGAAGCCTAACCTACTTATCCTGCTGGCCGATCAACACCGCGATAGCGCGACCGGCTACGGTGGCAATCCCGAGGTGCGAACCCCGACTCTGGACCGGATGGCGCGGCATGGCATATCGGTTTCGCAATGTGTGTCCACGCACCCTTTGTGTGCTCCGTATCGCTCTTGTTTGCAGACCGGGCAACCTGGTTCGGTAAACGGGGTTGTGGGAAATACCGATTCGATCCGGCGGGATTTACCAACGCTGCCCGGGCTTTTCCGGGAGCGGGGCTATTCCACGGCTTACTTTGGCAAATGTCACTGGCATGAGCCCTTTAATGGCTCGATCTACACTCCGCCAGACTGGCGTTTGGGCTGGGAACATTGGAAGGGCTGGCAAAACGGGCATCACGATTACGATCTGCCGGAGTTCGATGAAAATGGAGTGGAGTCGCATCCCTATCGTGGTCGTTTTGCCCCCGAAGTGCAGGTGGAGCAATTTCTGGACTGGCATGCCGATGCGGATAGGCCCTGGCTTGTGCAGATGAATTGGGGGCCTCCGCACAACGTAACGATATCTGCGGAGGAGCTTGATCGCGTGAGAGAGTCGAGCATGCGGATTAATGAAGAAATGGGGTTTGGCCTGAAGGAGCATCATTTTCAAAGTCCGTGGTGGTTCGTGCAGAGCTTTCCCCAGCACTTGGTCCGGGATGTCGTGCCCCAGCGTTTTTTGGAGATGTTCGATCCGGAAACGCTGACCGTGCCGGATAATGTTCACCCGGACAATCACCGGCTGATTCAATATCAGCTGCGCGAATACTATGCCCAGATTGCGGCTTTGGACGACCTGACTGCGCGTATCGTGGAGGAGCTGAAAAACCGTGGTGAGCTGAAAAATACACTCATCGTCTACACTTCGGATCATGGCGATTGGCTGGGGAGTGAGCGCGAGCCAGCGCAAAACTGCCGGGGCAAAGGTGATGCCCAGCCGGAAAGCGTTCGCGTGCCGTTTATTGCCACCGGTCCAGGGCTGGCTGGTGGCCGGGTGATCGACATGCCGCTGGCAACCGTCGATTTATTGCCCACGTTTTGTGGCTTGGCGGGCTTTGACGCCGGGCTAGGTTTTCCCGGTGAGGATTTATCGACGGTTCTTCGGGGAGAGCAGGCGGCACCCGCGCGTTCGGTCGAAATGGAAATGTATGGCTGGTGCGCGACGTTCGATGGTCGGCAGTTGTCGGTGGTCAGCAAGGGCTAG